The region GGACCGTTACCGGATCTGATTGAATCCACAAGAGGGAGAGTGTCAGCAGGAGGAACATCGGTTACTCATCATGGCATCAACCCCAGTGCTTTCATATATCCTTCATTGACGGTACAAACTTCGGCCCGCATGTTTAAAATGTACTGCTGAAGGGTTTTGATCACGACCTGGCGGTCGGGCCGGTTTTCGCGGATGGCTTTGAAGGTGGACCGGTCCCCATCGGCATATTTCACGATCAGATCCCAGTTTTCAGGCTTTTTAAACTGAACCGGTCCGGCGGTGTCATCCATTTTCTTGTATGGCCAGAAACACCAGGGCACGTTGTTGGCTTCGAGGGTTTTCCGGAACGCCATCACCCATTCATCCGAGTTTTCACCCGACTCACCCATCCAGAGGGGGACGTTGTACTTTTTACTGAAATCGAGATAATCCTGTATGACGGATACATCGGTGGGCGTCCAGTACTTGTGGAAGGTATACGCCAGTTTGTCATCGAAGGGCGGACCGAAGACCGAGAAATTGCTGTTCCACTGGGCGCCACCCAGAAAGATGATGTGGTTTTTATCGTACCGGCGGATGGTGTCTGTCATGCGTCTATAAAGAGGTTCCAGCGTGTGGTTCAGGCTGTCGGCATTGAAGTAATGCGCAAGTGGTTCATTGAGCAGATCGTACCCGATAATGATGGAGCGATTGGCGTACCGTTTGGCAAATTCCTCCCAGATACGGATGGCACGTTCCTGCATATCGGGTGAAGTGAACAGGTACGGATATCCCCAACTGTCATCGATGTTATCGCCGGTCTGACCTCCGGGCGCGCCATGCATGTCGAAGATGACGTAAAGACCCGCTTTCTCGCACC is a window of Bacteroidota bacterium DNA encoding:
- a CDS encoding cellulase family glycosylhydrolase, with amino-acid sequence MAKWILTGLLIVFHLSVMAQFVTVKGKEFIGPDGKPLFLKGVNLGNWLLPEGYMFKFEKATSPRKIEEVITELIGPEAAEKFWKAFMDSYIIELDIQQIKKLGFNSVRVPFNSRLVMNESGPATINEAFFLRMNKLLTWCEKAGLYVIFDMHGAPGGQTGDNIDDSWGYPYLFTSPDMQERAIRIWEEFAKRYANRSIIIGYDLLNEPLAHYFNADSLNHTLEPLYRRMTDTIRRYDKNHIIFLGGAQWNSNFSVFGPPFDDKLAYTFHKYWTPTDVSVIQDYLDFSKKYNVPLWMGESGENSDEWVMAFRKTLEANNVPWCFWPYKKMDDTAGPVQFKKPENWDLIVKYADGDRSTFKAIRENRPDRQVVIKTLQQYILNMRAEVCTVNEGYMKALGLMP